One part of the Streptomyces sp. NBC_00286 genome encodes these proteins:
- a CDS encoding SigE family RNA polymerase sigma factor → MDAQGQERFREFVENRSSALLKTAVLLSGGDRHAAEDLLQSALIKAAGRWQRIDEPEAYVRRILYRQQVSRWRLKWRRRELTVAEPPEGTGEGDAASAAELRILMREALARLTPRQRTVLVLRYFEDLPEADVARILGCSVGTVRSTTHRSLARLRTLAPELAALGLADAEQPPSRDYSPVEVRP, encoded by the coding sequence ATGGATGCCCAAGGGCAGGAGCGCTTCCGGGAGTTCGTGGAGAACCGTTCGTCGGCCTTGCTGAAGACCGCCGTCCTGCTCAGCGGCGGAGACCGGCACGCCGCCGAGGATCTGCTGCAGAGCGCGCTGATCAAGGCGGCGGGCCGGTGGCAGCGGATCGACGAGCCGGAGGCGTACGTACGACGGATCCTGTACCGGCAGCAGGTGAGCCGGTGGCGGCTGAAGTGGCGAAGACGAGAGCTGACGGTCGCCGAGCCGCCCGAGGGGACGGGCGAAGGTGACGCCGCCTCCGCCGCCGAGCTGCGCATCCTGATGCGCGAGGCGCTGGCACGGCTGACCCCGCGACAGCGGACCGTGCTGGTGCTGCGGTACTTCGAGGATCTGCCGGAGGCCGACGTGGCCCGCATCCTCGGCTGCTCGGTCGGAACCGTGCGCTCCACCACACACCGCTCGCTCGCCCGGCTGCGCACGCTCGCACCCGAACTGGCCGCACTCGGCCTCGCCGACGCCGAGCAGCCCCCCTCCCGTGACTACTCCCCCGTGGAGGTACGCCCGTGA
- a CDS encoding WD40 repeat domain-containing protein → MNVDELVRESLREQATEQPPLGPGFADRVLTARRRRRTRTLASLAAATTAVVAVAVAVPLATEGEEDVRPASQMNKSDIIGHPNQSPPRDLIAAGDTVLSAFWVYKNVKQPNGDTIHTRTYGLLNQKTGKYEKTKKWAFLDIAPGSRTAAVLEGELPARRIGLLDLISGKVERWIPVDRGVGGVAFSPDGEKLVATTYGKNPDRNFADHPQNVDGKKVPGPVSSRTGFAVVDVDSGTSEWHKAPDKPDEFGWFGNPREDFDWSHDGKLVYAHRAMEPYREYYDLNGDEADWPANEKSLGYAEAGLSPDGKLAAGEFAGDGKEIASAINDAKTGKRVTTVPVQQLLAWADNKRLIAWGCDPEKCGGTGEFRNQLLLVTIGTNKVVPLSDFRKASADYPGRWEPLFSSR, encoded by the coding sequence GTGAACGTCGACGAACTGGTGCGTGAATCCCTGCGGGAGCAGGCCACCGAACAGCCGCCTCTGGGCCCGGGCTTCGCCGACCGCGTCCTGACCGCCCGGCGCCGCCGCCGCACCCGTACGCTCGCGTCCCTCGCCGCGGCCACCACCGCCGTGGTCGCCGTCGCGGTGGCCGTGCCGCTGGCGACCGAGGGCGAGGAGGACGTACGGCCCGCGAGCCAGATGAACAAGAGCGACATCATCGGGCACCCCAACCAGTCGCCGCCGCGCGATCTGATCGCAGCCGGGGACACGGTGCTGTCCGCCTTCTGGGTCTACAAGAACGTCAAGCAGCCCAACGGCGACACCATCCACACCCGTACGTACGGCCTGCTGAACCAGAAGACCGGCAAGTACGAGAAGACCAAGAAGTGGGCCTTCCTGGACATCGCACCGGGTTCACGGACGGCCGCCGTGCTGGAAGGCGAGCTGCCCGCCCGGCGCATCGGACTGCTCGATCTGATCAGCGGCAAGGTGGAGCGCTGGATTCCGGTGGACCGCGGTGTCGGTGGTGTCGCCTTCTCTCCGGACGGCGAGAAGCTGGTCGCGACGACCTACGGCAAGAACCCCGACCGCAACTTCGCCGACCACCCCCAGAACGTGGACGGCAAGAAGGTTCCGGGACCCGTGTCGAGCCGGACCGGATTCGCCGTCGTGGATGTGGACTCGGGCACGTCGGAGTGGCACAAGGCGCCGGACAAGCCGGATGAGTTCGGCTGGTTCGGGAACCCCCGCGAGGACTTCGACTGGAGCCATGACGGCAAGCTCGTCTACGCGCACAGGGCGATGGAGCCGTACCGTGAGTACTACGACCTGAACGGCGACGAGGCGGACTGGCCCGCGAACGAAAAGTCCCTCGGCTACGCCGAGGCGGGTCTCTCACCGGACGGCAAGCTCGCGGCGGGGGAGTTCGCCGGCGACGGGAAGGAGATCGCCTCCGCGATCAACGACGCGAAGACCGGCAAGCGGGTCACCACGGTGCCGGTCCAGCAACTCCTCGCCTGGGCCGACAACAAGCGGCTCATCGCCTGGGGCTGCGATCCAGAGAAGTGCGGCGGCACGGGGGAGTTCCGCAACCAGCTTCTGTTGGTGACCATCGGCACGAACAAGGTCGTCCCACTGAGCGACTTCCGCAAGGCGAGCGCCGACTACCCGGGCCGGTGGGAGCCGTTGTTCAGCTCGCGCTGA
- the dapA gene encoding 4-hydroxy-tetrahydrodipicolinate synthase, with protein sequence MTTPSAPPFGRALCAMITPFTEEGLLDLDGAQALAERLVADGCEGLVLSGTTGESPTTTDAEKSALVRAVAEAVGGRAAVVAGVGTYDTRHTIELAQEAEKAGADGLLVVSPYYSKPPQEALEAHFREIADASGLPLALYDIPGRTATRIEPESMLRLAAHPRIVAVKDCAYDLLGTQKVLAATDLAYYTGCEEFILPLYAVGGAGYISTVANAAPRQLRGILDAFDAGNTTEAARLQRRAIPLIELMMASGQPGTVTAKALLGALGLPAGPVRGPLRPAGRETVDGLLAAYEELISTGQRELNNGSHRPG encoded by the coding sequence ATGACCACGCCCTCCGCCCCACCCTTCGGCCGCGCCCTCTGCGCGATGATCACGCCCTTCACCGAGGAAGGCCTCCTCGATCTGGACGGTGCGCAGGCGCTGGCCGAGCGGCTGGTCGCGGACGGGTGCGAGGGTCTTGTGCTGTCAGGGACGACCGGGGAGTCGCCGACCACGACGGACGCCGAGAAGTCCGCGCTCGTGCGGGCCGTGGCCGAGGCGGTCGGGGGCCGGGCCGCGGTGGTGGCGGGCGTCGGGACGTACGACACACGGCACACGATCGAGCTGGCTCAGGAGGCCGAAAAGGCGGGCGCGGACGGCCTGTTGGTGGTCTCGCCCTACTACAGCAAGCCGCCCCAGGAAGCCCTCGAGGCCCACTTCCGGGAGATCGCGGACGCCTCCGGACTGCCGCTAGCGCTGTACGACATCCCGGGCCGCACCGCCACCCGCATCGAGCCGGAGTCCATGCTGCGCCTCGCCGCACATCCGCGGATCGTGGCGGTCAAGGACTGCGCGTACGACCTCCTCGGCACCCAGAAGGTACTGGCCGCCACGGACCTCGCGTACTACACGGGCTGCGAGGAGTTCATCCTCCCTCTGTACGCGGTGGGCGGCGCCGGCTACATCAGCACCGTCGCCAACGCCGCGCCCCGCCAACTCCGGGGAATCCTGGACGCGTTCGACGCCGGGAACACCACGGAGGCCGCCCGCCTGCAGCGCCGGGCCATCCCTCTCATCGAGCTGATGATGGCCTCCGGCCAGCCCGGCACGGTCACGGCGAAGGCCCTGCTCGGTGCGCTCGGCCTGCCCGCCGGTCCGGTACGCGGACCGCTGCGGCCCGCCGGCCGCGAGACGGTCGACGGGCTGCTGGCTGCGTACGAGGAACTGATCAGCACTGGTCAGCGCGAGCTGAACAACGGCTCCCACCGGCCCGGGTAG
- a CDS encoding phage holin family protein, whose product MTETLQRRPEEHHSVGDLVGQATEQLSALVRQEVQLAKEELAQKGKRAGRGGGLLGAAGAVAYVGLMALAGTGTAALALELPVWASALIITAVLFVIAAILGLTGRAQLRRATPPLPAETLESVRADVDEIKERAQR is encoded by the coding sequence GTGACCGAGACCCTGCAGCGGCGGCCGGAGGAACACCACTCGGTGGGTGACCTTGTCGGACAGGCCACCGAACAGCTCTCCGCACTCGTACGGCAGGAAGTACAGCTCGCGAAAGAGGAGTTGGCGCAGAAGGGCAAGCGCGCGGGACGCGGCGGCGGGCTCCTCGGCGCGGCGGGCGCCGTCGCGTACGTCGGCCTGATGGCGCTGGCCGGCACGGGCACCGCCGCACTGGCGCTGGAGTTGCCTGTGTGGGCGTCGGCGCTCATCATCACGGCTGTGCTCTTCGTGATCGCGGCCATCCTGGGCCTCACCGGCCGCGCGCAACTGCGCCGCGCCACGCCACCCCTGCCTGCGGAGACCCTTGAAAGCGTCCGGGCCGACGTCGACGAAATCAAGGAAAGGGCGCAGCGATGA
- a CDS encoding DUF3618 domain-containing protein, with product MKERKNKNGSDAAEAAGAAGAAAVGATGAAGAAGAGESAESAAPEGAAKAARGAKGPDELRQQIAQTRAQLGDTVEELAAKADVRGRARAGGAKLRSKASDAGHAVQDKAAHAGHAVQDKAAHAGHAVQDKAAHAGHAVQANVPQPVRNAATAVGQAGKRHPKSLLISGAAAAIAVGILRRQAQGHRYIAGPRFAVGSRRMPGLGRVAFVRTKGLGRMGFQRTKGLGGLRRTRGLGGLGPRRTRGLGGVGLRGTRGFRRTGLRGTTGLDRIGFRRTTGLRRIGLHRTSGLRFRRGSGLERATDDLRRAVGRH from the coding sequence ATGAAGGAGAGGAAGAACAAGAACGGCTCCGACGCCGCCGAGGCCGCTGGGGCGGCCGGGGCCGCCGCGGTCGGCGCCACCGGGGCTGCCGGTGCGGCCGGGGCCGGAGAGTCCGCGGAGTCCGCCGCGCCCGAAGGTGCCGCGAAGGCGGCCCGTGGGGCCAAGGGCCCGGACGAACTGCGACAGCAGATCGCGCAGACCCGTGCGCAACTGGGCGACACCGTAGAGGAGTTGGCCGCCAAGGCCGATGTGCGGGGCCGCGCACGTGCGGGCGGAGCCAAGCTCAGGAGCAAGGCCTCCGACGCGGGGCATGCCGTGCAGGACAAGGCCGCCCACGCCGGGCACGCGGTACAGGACAAGGCCGCGCACGCCGGACACGCGGTACAGGACAAGGCCGCTCACGCCGGCCATGCCGTACAGGCGAACGTGCCACAGCCCGTACGCAACGCCGCCACAGCGGTCGGCCAAGCCGGGAAGCGACACCCCAAATCGCTGCTGATCAGCGGAGCGGCAGCCGCGATCGCGGTAGGGATACTGCGGCGTCAGGCCCAGGGCCACCGCTACATCGCCGGCCCCCGCTTTGCCGTGGGCAGCCGCCGGATGCCCGGCCTCGGCCGCGTCGCCTTCGTCCGCACCAAGGGCCTGGGCCGCATGGGCTTCCAGCGCACGAAGGGGCTCGGCGGTCTCCGTCGCACGCGGGGCCTCGGCGGCCTCGGTCCCCGCCGCACGAGGGGGCTCGGCGGTGTCGGTCTCCGCGGCACCAGGGGCTTCCGCCGCACCGGCCTCCGCGGCACGACGGGCCTCGACCGCATCGGCTTCCGCCGCACGACGGGGCTGCGCCGCATCGGCCTGCACCGCACAAGCGGTCTCCGCTTCCGCCGCGGGTCCGGCCTCGAGCGAGCCACGGACGACCTCCGCCGCGCTGTAGGCCGTCACTGA
- a CDS encoding antibiotic biosynthesis monooxygenase: MTRRTDAHPDLTRPDAEARFFSTWRVGTPERQKETVEAIAATWESRPWPTEGLLGYYVYTGHDGTTLLHHSQWADEQAYEAFTKVHRQERVDEIDTAVPGIERVALGRYRLYRSGTRPEVESRVPGCIVIVGVEFEGPDPERQRAWVDAVFEALESEPNQHPGGISAHFHLSTDGTRVLNYAEWQSAQAHIDALSGPGNGVGSRTPQWERVQTYPGLKGSTVSRYSYALGLVPK; encoded by the coding sequence ATGACCCGCCGTACCGACGCGCACCCCGACCTGACCCGCCCTGACGCGGAAGCCCGGTTCTTCAGCACCTGGCGGGTGGGGACACCCGAGCGGCAGAAGGAGACGGTCGAAGCGATCGCCGCCACCTGGGAGAGCAGGCCCTGGCCGACCGAGGGCCTGCTCGGCTATTACGTCTACACCGGGCATGACGGCACGACCCTGCTGCACCACTCGCAGTGGGCCGACGAGCAGGCGTACGAGGCGTTCACGAAGGTGCATCGGCAAGAGCGTGTCGACGAGATCGACACCGCAGTGCCCGGGATCGAGCGGGTGGCCCTCGGACGGTACCGGCTGTATCGCAGCGGCACCCGCCCCGAGGTCGAGTCGCGGGTGCCCGGCTGCATCGTGATCGTCGGCGTCGAGTTCGAGGGCCCGGACCCCGAGCGGCAGCGCGCTTGGGTGGACGCCGTGTTCGAGGCCCTGGAGAGCGAGCCGAACCAGCACCCCGGCGGGATCTCCGCCCACTTCCACCTGAGCACGGACGGCACAAGGGTCCTCAACTACGCGGAGTGGCAGAGCGCGCAGGCCCACATCGACGCCCTGTCCGGCCCCGGCAACGGCGTCGGATCGCGCACGCCGCAGTGGGAGCGCGTACAGACGTACCCCGGACTGAAGGGCTCCACGGTCAGCAGGTACTCGTACGCCCTCGGACTCGTCCCGAAGTAA
- a CDS encoding endonuclease/exonuclease/phosphatase family protein produces the protein MPSKSSARIAALTVAAVCSTVSAVVFTGSAQAEAVAVHDIQGSTRTSPLAGQQVTDVTGIVTGVRTYGSSRGFWIQDPSADKNPATSEGIFVFTSSTPNVAVGDSVRVSGTVTEFVPGGASSGNQSLTQITRPTVTVESSGNALPAATTISGHSVPRAYAPTGDKGANGSVNGLSLQPRKYALDFYESLEGMNVKIGSSRVVTATDPFSELWVTVKPWENPTRRGGTVYGSYDSQNTGRLQIQSLTPTATQPFPTANVGDTLKGTTEGPLDYTQFGGYTLTARTLGTVADGGLERETTRKQSRSELAVATYNVENLDPTDESFADHAAAIVKNLQSPDIVSLEEIQDNNGAKNDGTVAADETLRKLIDAIKAAGGPAYDWRSIDPVDLADGGQPGGNIRNVFLFNPARVSFTDRAGGDATTAVGVTKAYGKAALTASPGRIDPAAEAWKNSRKPLVGEFVFRGKTVFVIANHFASKGGDQALHSQFQPPVRSSETQRHLQAKSVNAFVKDILAKQRNANVVTLGDINDFEFSETTKLLEDDGVLYSAIKSLPKSERYSYDFQGNSQVLDQILISPSIRKYCDFRYDSVHINAEFADQISDHDPQVLRFRP, from the coding sequence TTGCCGAGCAAGTCTTCCGCGCGCATAGCCGCGCTCACCGTCGCCGCCGTCTGTTCCACCGTCTCCGCCGTGGTGTTCACCGGCTCCGCCCAGGCGGAGGCCGTGGCCGTCCACGACATCCAGGGCAGCACCCGGACCTCCCCGCTCGCGGGGCAGCAGGTCACGGATGTGACCGGCATCGTGACGGGCGTACGGACCTACGGTTCGTCCCGTGGCTTCTGGATCCAGGACCCGTCCGCGGACAAGAACCCTGCCACCAGCGAAGGCATCTTCGTCTTCACCAGCTCCACGCCGAACGTCGCCGTCGGGGACTCGGTGAGGGTCTCGGGCACCGTCACGGAGTTCGTGCCGGGCGGCGCCTCCTCGGGCAACCAGTCGCTCACGCAGATCACCAGGCCGACGGTGACCGTGGAGTCGAGCGGCAACGCGCTTCCGGCGGCCACGACCATCAGCGGTCATTCGGTACCGCGCGCGTACGCGCCGACCGGCGACAAGGGCGCGAACGGTTCGGTCAACGGGCTCTCCCTGCAGCCGCGAAAGTACGCCCTCGACTTCTACGAGTCGCTGGAGGGCATGAACGTCAAGATCGGCTCCTCGCGCGTGGTCACCGCCACCGACCCGTTCTCCGAGCTGTGGGTGACGGTGAAGCCGTGGGAGAACCCGACTCGCCGCGGCGGCACCGTCTACGGCTCGTACGACTCGCAGAACACCGGCCGGCTGCAGATCCAGTCGCTGACCCCGACCGCCACGCAGCCGTTCCCGACGGCGAACGTCGGCGACACCCTGAAGGGCACCACCGAGGGCCCGCTCGACTACACCCAGTTCGGCGGCTACACGCTGACCGCCCGCACCCTGGGCACGGTCGCCGACGGCGGGCTTGAGCGCGAGACGACCCGTAAGCAGTCGCGGAGCGAGCTGGCGGTGGCGACGTACAACGTCGAGAACCTCGACCCGACGGACGAGTCCTTCGCCGATCACGCCGCCGCGATCGTGAAGAACCTGCAGTCGCCCGACATCGTGTCCCTGGAGGAGATCCAGGACAACAACGGCGCGAAGAACGACGGCACGGTCGCCGCCGACGAGACGCTGCGCAAGCTCATCGACGCGATCAAGGCCGCGGGCGGCCCGGCATACGACTGGCGGTCCATCGACCCGGTCGATCTCGCGGACGGTGGCCAGCCGGGGGGCAACATACGCAACGTGTTCCTCTTCAACCCGGCGCGCGTCTCCTTCACCGACCGCGCGGGCGGCGACGCGACGACGGCCGTGGGCGTCACGAAGGCGTACGGCAAGGCGGCCCTCACGGCATCCCCGGGCCGTATCGACCCGGCGGCCGAGGCATGGAAGAACAGCCGCAAGCCGCTCGTCGGCGAGTTCGTCTTCCGCGGCAAGACGGTCTTCGTGATCGCGAACCACTTCGCGTCCAAGGGCGGCGACCAGGCGCTGCACTCCCAGTTCCAGCCGCCGGTCCGCTCCTCGGAGACCCAGCGCCACCTCCAGGCGAAGTCGGTGAACGCCTTCGTCAAGGACATCCTGGCGAAGCAGAGGAACGCGAACGTCGTCACGCTCGGCGACATCAACGACTTCGAGTTCTCCGAGACGACGAAGCTGCTGGAGGACGACGGCGTCCTCTACTCGGCCATCAAGTCCCTGCCGAAGAGCGAGCGTTACAGCTACGACTTCCAGGGCAACAGCCAGGTCCTCGACCAGATCCTGATCAGCCCGTCGATCCGCAAGTACTGCGACTTCCGCTACGACAGCGTGCACATCAACGCGGAGTTCGCCGACCAGATCAGCGACCACGACCCGCAGGTGCTCCGGTTCAGGCCGTAG
- a CDS encoding alkaline phosphatase PhoX — translation MSLTRRDFARRSAITGAGVALVGSVGAFATAPGALATQDTETMGDDADSGDDAERRGGGVGYGPLLPDPKGILALPAGFSYRVLTYSGKTKLESGETTPSNHDGTAAFPGPRGTTLLVNNHELDGPRSEVEYPVPLAKGLVYDPAAPGGCTVVEVRPDGQVAEWVGIAGTANNCAGGSTPWGTWLTCEENSDRAGENGMTKDHGYVFEVDPADRRANRDPKPLKFFGRYDHEAVVIDPKRGHAYLTEDADEPNGLFFRWVPPKGFTYGRGRFRTLADDAGVLQAPKCYDSGGRYVDDLSRATKIGTVYGVDWVEVPDRDAKKVAVREQFDEGEVTRARKLEGMWWGDGGAYIVSSYARDESPVHHDGQVWFYDPRRRTLTLKVLLGVNPDPSKDGAFDGPDNITVSPYGGIILAEDGEGVSHLFGATDGGRTYPIARNDLNVGTEEEPEYSEFAGVTFSPDGKTLYANIQDPGILLAITGPWKRQKRG, via the coding sequence ATGTCGCTCACCCGTAGGGACTTCGCCAGACGATCCGCGATCACCGGTGCCGGTGTCGCCCTGGTCGGCAGCGTCGGCGCCTTCGCCACCGCGCCGGGCGCACTCGCGACCCAGGACACCGAGACCATGGGGGACGACGCGGATTCCGGGGACGACGCGGAACGCCGAGGCGGCGGCGTCGGCTACGGCCCGCTCCTCCCCGACCCCAAGGGCATCCTCGCGCTGCCCGCCGGATTCTCGTACCGCGTCCTCACCTACAGCGGCAAGACCAAGCTGGAGTCCGGCGAGACCACCCCCTCCAACCACGACGGCACGGCGGCCTTCCCCGGCCCGCGCGGCACGACCCTCCTCGTCAACAACCACGAGCTGGACGGCCCCCGCTCCGAGGTGGAGTACCCGGTACCGCTCGCCAAGGGTCTCGTCTACGACCCGGCCGCACCCGGCGGCTGCACGGTCGTCGAGGTGCGCCCCGACGGGCAGGTCGCCGAGTGGGTGGGCATCGCGGGCACCGCCAACAACTGCGCGGGCGGCAGCACCCCTTGGGGCACCTGGCTCACCTGCGAGGAGAACTCCGACCGGGCCGGCGAGAACGGCATGACCAAGGACCACGGTTACGTCTTCGAGGTCGACCCCGCCGACCGCCGCGCCAACCGCGACCCCAAGCCCCTGAAGTTCTTCGGCCGTTACGACCACGAGGCCGTCGTCATCGACCCCAAGCGCGGCCACGCCTACCTCACCGAGGACGCCGACGAGCCCAACGGCCTCTTCTTCCGCTGGGTCCCGCCGAAGGGATTCACTTACGGCCGCGGCAGGTTCCGCACGCTCGCCGACGACGCCGGTGTCCTGCAGGCCCCCAAGTGCTATGACTCCGGCGGCCGTTACGTCGACGACCTGTCCCGCGCCACGAAGATCGGCACCGTGTACGGGGTCGACTGGGTGGAGGTGCCCGACCGCGACGCCAAGAAGGTCGCGGTGCGCGAGCAGTTCGACGAAGGCGAGGTCACCCGCGCCCGCAAGCTCGAGGGCATGTGGTGGGGCGACGGCGGCGCGTACATCGTCTCCTCGTACGCCCGTGACGAGAGCCCCGTCCACCACGACGGCCAGGTCTGGTTCTACGACCCCAGGCGCCGCACGCTGACCCTCAAGGTCCTCCTCGGTGTGAACCCAGACCCGTCCAAGGACGGCGCCTTCGACGGCCCCGACAACATCACCGTTTCCCCCTACGGCGGCATCATCCTCGCCGAGGACGGCGAGGGCGTCTCGCACCTCTTCGGCGCGACGGACGGCGGCCGTACGTACCCGATCGCCCGCAACGACCTGAACGTCGGCACCGAAGAGGAGCCGGAATACAGCGAGTTCGCAGGCGTCACCTTCTCGCCGGACGGAAAGACCCTGTACGCCAACATCCAGGACCCGGGCATTCTGCTCGCGATCACGGGTCCCTGGAAGCGCCAGAAGCGTGGTTGA
- a CDS encoding TROVE domain-containing protein, whose translation MARFNTKTAKAQPTSRVTSTGRVLRTHQGGRGQERDARSELFLLSIANFVAQQTFYETGEARDDRFAELVRRLAVEDAEWTAGLLGWLRGEGNLRTAAIVGAAEYVKARLDAGATDGPSNRQVIDSVLRRPDEPGELLAYWTSRYGRAIPKPVKRGVADAVRRLYSAKSLLKYDTASKGYRFGDILNLVHAAPDPQKPWQGDLFQYALDRRHHPETAVVPTSLPVLAAHRDLMALRPAKRRRVVTGAGGAQRLADAGITWEALAGWLQGPMDKAAWEAVIPSMGAMALVRNLRNFDEAGVSDEVAAQVAAKISDPAEVARSRQFPFRYLAAYQHAPSLRWSYPLEQALGHSLANVPALPGRTLVLVDRSGSMFWSRLSDRSELNRADAAAIFGTALALRAADADLVEFGTSSNRIGFRRGESVLKVLDRFGDLGGTNTTEAVRTHYKKHDRVLIVTDEQAAYSNYGDPTEQVPAKTPVYTWNLAGYQAGHGPSGKGNRHVFGGLSDAAFRMVPLLESARDADWPWLA comes from the coding sequence ATGGCGCGGTTCAACACCAAGACTGCCAAGGCGCAGCCCACTTCTCGCGTGACGTCGACCGGGCGCGTTCTGCGTACCCATCAGGGCGGCCGGGGCCAGGAGCGTGACGCTCGCTCCGAGCTCTTCCTGCTCTCGATCGCCAACTTCGTTGCTCAGCAGACGTTTTACGAGACCGGTGAGGCCCGGGACGACCGGTTCGCCGAGCTCGTACGCCGGCTTGCCGTCGAGGACGCGGAGTGGACCGCGGGTCTGCTCGGCTGGCTGCGCGGCGAGGGCAACCTCCGTACGGCCGCCATCGTGGGCGCCGCGGAGTACGTGAAGGCGCGGCTCGACGCGGGCGCGACGGACGGCCCGTCCAACCGGCAGGTCATCGACTCCGTGCTGCGCCGTCCCGACGAGCCCGGCGAGCTGCTCGCGTACTGGACGTCGCGGTACGGCCGTGCCATCCCGAAGCCCGTGAAGCGGGGCGTCGCCGACGCCGTGCGCCGCCTCTACAGCGCCAAGTCGCTCCTGAAGTACGACACGGCGTCCAAGGGCTACCGCTTCGGCGACATCCTGAACCTGGTGCACGCCGCGCCGGACCCTCAGAAGCCGTGGCAGGGCGACCTGTTCCAGTACGCGCTCGACCGCCGGCACCACCCGGAGACGGCGGTGGTGCCCACGTCGCTGCCCGTACTGGCGGCCCACCGTGACCTGATGGCACTGCGGCCCGCCAAGCGGCGCAGGGTCGTGACCGGTGCGGGGGGCGCGCAGCGTCTCGCGGACGCGGGCATCACCTGGGAGGCGCTGGCCGGCTGGCTGCAGGGCCCGATGGACAAGGCGGCCTGGGAGGCCGTGATCCCGTCCATGGGTGCCATGGCGCTGGTCCGGAACCTGCGGAACTTCGACGAGGCCGGTGTCTCGGACGAGGTGGCGGCCCAGGTCGCCGCCAAGATCAGCGACCCGGCGGAGGTGGCGCGCTCGCGGCAGTTCCCGTTCCGCTACCTCGCCGCGTACCAGCACGCGCCGTCGCTGCGCTGGTCGTACCCGCTGGAGCAGGCACTCGGTCACTCGCTGGCCAACGTGCCCGCGCTGCCGGGCCGCACGCTGGTGCTCGTCGACCGCTCGGGCTCGATGTTCTGGTCCCGGCTGTCCGACCGCTCGGAGCTGAACCGGGCGGACGCCGCGGCGATCTTCGGCACGGCGCTCGCACTGCGGGCGGCGGACGCGGATCTCGTCGAGTTCGGTACGAGCAGCAACCGGATCGGCTTCCGCAGGGGCGAGTCCGTACTGAAGGTGCTCGACCGCTTCGGCGACCTCGGCGGCACCAACACCACCGAGGCCGTGCGCACGCACTACAAGAAGCACGACCGCGTACTGATCGTCACGGACGAGCAGGCCGCGTACAGCAACTACGGCGACCCGACCGAGCAGGTCCCGGCGAAGACCCCGGTCTACACCTGGAACCTGGCCGGCTACCAGGCGGGCCACGGCCCGTCCGGAAAGGGCAACCGCCACGTGTTCGGCGGCCTGTCGGACGCGGCGTTCCGGATGGTCCCGCTGCTCGAGTCGGCGAGGGATGCCGACTGGCCTTGGCTGGCTTGA
- a CDS encoding helix-turn-helix transcriptional regulator: MKNRITDLRVERGWTQADLAQRAGVSRQTINSIETGKFDPSLPLAFRLAKLFDLKIEELFLYE, from the coding sequence ATGAAGAACCGCATCACGGACCTTCGCGTCGAACGGGGCTGGACGCAGGCCGACCTGGCTCAGCGTGCGGGCGTGTCCAGGCAGACGATCAACTCCATCGAAACGGGGAAGTTCGACCCAAGCCTTCCCCTCGCCTTCCGTCTCGCCAAGCTCTTCGACCTGAAGATCGAAGAGCTCTTCCTCTACGAATGA